A window of Sulfobacillus thermosulfidooxidans contains these coding sequences:
- a CDS encoding NRAMP family divalent metal transporter yields the protein MTPDNVSPSVSHEHQHRALDRLAVHQARLQHKPARLLWLLIGPGILVMLGENDAPSMLSYAATGSQFGIGFFLPFVLLTFAMAFVAQEITVRLGAASQAGHAELIYRRFGRFWGNFAMIDLLFTNFLTLVTEFVGIVAGAGYFGIPAWVAVLCGIAVVSTAVIVRRYWSWERFVLILALFNLVFIPVAILSHPNWGQVGRSFLTWHPLVGGFNTNTLVILLSDIGATITPWMLFFQQGAVSDKGLTVADIRHGRIDTALGALFAALAAIACIIATTPLFIHHMNASQFGAAQFAQALTPYVGHIGGSLFALGVLEAGLVAATTISTSSAYAFGEVARQAHSLNRSFHEAKGFYLVLIGVAALAGSLVLIPGFPLEMVVIMVNVIAVLTMPPAIGFLLILANDKDIMGAHRSTWWLNALGLAVGIFVSLAGMIYAVSVIFPQWF from the coding sequence ATGACTCCCGACAATGTTTCCCCGTCAGTTTCTCATGAACATCAACACCGAGCCCTTGATCGTTTAGCCGTTCATCAGGCTCGCCTGCAACACAAGCCAGCGCGCCTATTATGGCTCCTCATCGGCCCGGGAATTCTCGTTATGCTAGGTGAAAATGATGCTCCCAGTATGTTATCTTATGCGGCGACCGGTTCCCAATTTGGTATAGGTTTTTTTCTCCCCTTTGTTCTTTTGACCTTTGCCATGGCATTTGTGGCTCAAGAAATCACTGTGCGTCTTGGCGCAGCCAGTCAAGCAGGGCATGCAGAGCTGATATACCGTCGGTTTGGACGATTCTGGGGCAATTTTGCCATGATTGACCTGCTCTTTACGAATTTTCTCACGCTAGTTACGGAATTTGTCGGGATTGTCGCAGGTGCTGGGTATTTTGGGATACCGGCCTGGGTTGCGGTCTTATGTGGCATTGCCGTGGTAAGTACCGCAGTAATTGTACGGCGTTATTGGTCGTGGGAGCGTTTTGTGCTCATCCTTGCGCTATTCAATCTGGTTTTTATCCCGGTCGCCATCTTAAGCCATCCCAATTGGGGCCAGGTAGGTCGATCATTTTTAACATGGCATCCTTTGGTTGGTGGGTTTAATACCAATACGTTAGTGATTTTGCTATCAGATATCGGGGCCACAATTACACCTTGGATGCTCTTTTTTCAACAAGGAGCTGTCAGTGACAAGGGACTCACTGTCGCCGACATTCGTCACGGACGCATTGATACAGCGCTGGGCGCATTATTCGCGGCCCTAGCAGCAATTGCCTGTATCATTGCCACAACGCCGTTATTTATTCATCACATGAATGCCAGTCAGTTTGGTGCCGCCCAGTTCGCGCAAGCCTTAACCCCATATGTCGGCCACATTGGCGGATCCCTTTTTGCCTTAGGTGTTCTAGAAGCCGGTTTAGTTGCGGCGACCACCATTTCGACCTCATCGGCCTATGCCTTCGGCGAAGTCGCCCGTCAAGCCCATAGTCTCAATCGTTCCTTTCATGAAGCCAAGGGATTTTACCTCGTATTGATTGGGGTGGCAGCATTGGCCGGATCGCTGGTGTTAATTCCCGGTTTTCCCTTAGAAATGGTTGTGATTATGGTCAATGTTATCGCGGTGCTAACCATGCCGCCCGCCATTGGATTCTTATTAATTTTAGCCAACGATAAAGACATTATGGGTGCTCACCGCAGCACGTGGTGGCTTAATGCTTTAGGTTTAGCGGTTGGTATTTTCGTCTCGCT
- a CDS encoding UvrB/UvrC motif-containing protein, which yields MEQNSEPRQDRVQLCQRCESRPASVHMSTVVNGEKFDRFLCEDCARQEGAYHFMLVPQFTIQHVLGGLIGATPTGQRPQAVIDKTCPVCGYSYQQFAETGRLGCDHCYEAFHEELEPLVKRLHGSVEHHGKVPKRGGQDILQQRTLEELRTKMRDAIAREAFEEAAKWRDEIRALEQQHASGGSNHGSL from the coding sequence ATGGAACAAAATTCAGAGCCTCGTCAGGATCGTGTGCAATTGTGTCAACGGTGTGAAAGCCGCCCTGCTTCGGTGCACATGAGTACTGTCGTGAATGGCGAAAAATTTGATCGGTTTCTTTGTGAGGACTGTGCTCGCCAAGAGGGCGCCTATCATTTTATGCTGGTGCCCCAGTTCACAATCCAACATGTGCTCGGGGGATTGATAGGTGCTACTCCCACGGGCCAGCGTCCTCAAGCCGTGATAGACAAGACATGTCCTGTGTGTGGCTATTCATATCAACAATTTGCCGAGACAGGGCGGCTCGGTTGTGACCACTGTTATGAGGCATTTCATGAGGAATTAGAGCCGTTAGTCAAACGCTTACATGGCAGTGTTGAGCATCACGGTAAAGTACCTAAGCGAGGCGGTCAAGATATCCTACAACAACGCACATTAGAAGAATTACGAACTAAGATGCGAGACGCCATTGCTCGGGAAGCATTTGAAGAGGCCGCCAAATGGCGAGACGAGATTCGTGCTCTGGAACAGCAGCATGCCTCCGGGGGGTCAAATCATGGATCCCTTTAG
- a CDS encoding CtsR family transcriptional regulator produces MASISDEIEAYIRHLLAQSEDGVIEIQRADLAGRFDCVPSQITYVLMTRFTPERGYLVEGRRGGGGGIKVLQLVTESQEIIEAISGLESIDQTRALSIIERLYEAEHITDRERALLSAAMRRDVLNIGLPERDRLRARILQAMLTMLLRPKEAN; encoded by the coding sequence ATGGCCAGTATTAGTGATGAGATTGAAGCATACATTCGCCATCTTTTAGCACAATCAGAAGATGGTGTGATTGAAATTCAACGAGCAGATCTGGCGGGGCGTTTTGATTGTGTGCCGTCACAAATTACGTATGTATTGATGACGCGTTTTACCCCTGAACGTGGCTATCTAGTAGAAGGGCGACGGGGAGGGGGAGGAGGCATTAAGGTTCTGCAACTCGTAACCGAATCTCAAGAAATCATTGAGGCGATTTCAGGATTAGAAAGTATTGATCAAACGCGCGCGTTAAGTATTATTGAGCGGCTATACGAGGCAGAACATATTACAGATCGGGAGCGAGCACTACTTTCCGCAGCCATGCGTCGCGATGTCTTGAATATTGGGCTTCCGGAAAGAGATCGTCTAAGAGCCAGGATTCTTCAGGCCATGTTGACGATGCTGCTCCGCCCGAAGGAGGCGAATTGA
- a CDS encoding protein arginine kinase, which yields MDPFSAWMQAKGPDADIVLSSRIRLARNLKDTVFPNRLTDDVAEKMLHQVEQAVNDLSRTWQMHFERLDHLSPIDRQVLVEKHLISPAFIEEPVKYRAIAIDERESISIMVNEEDHLRIQILLSGLQLEEAWTVANQLDDALERRLDYAYDSHSGYLTACPTNIGTAMRASVMVHLPALVLTRQASQVFTTLAQIGMVVRGLYGEGSDAVGNIFQISNQVSLGLSEEEFIHNLATVTQQIVGRERHARQYLQHNAGVMLADRVDRAWGLLTHAHIMTSEEALRLLSEVKLGQDLGLLPKTKSTFTQLTLFTRPGFLQSQTGHELNAAERDQIRAQFLRERLREEVQSV from the coding sequence ATGGATCCCTTTAGCGCATGGATGCAGGCGAAAGGGCCAGATGCTGATATTGTCCTGTCAAGTCGCATTCGATTGGCACGCAATCTGAAGGATACGGTATTTCCTAACCGGCTGACGGATGATGTCGCTGAAAAAATGCTCCATCAAGTTGAACAAGCCGTGAATGATTTAAGTAGGACGTGGCAAATGCATTTCGAGCGGCTCGATCATCTCAGCCCAATTGACCGGCAGGTTTTGGTGGAAAAGCACTTGATCAGTCCCGCATTTATCGAAGAACCGGTTAAGTACCGTGCAATCGCCATTGATGAGCGGGAAAGTATTAGTATTATGGTAAATGAGGAAGATCATTTGCGCATTCAAATCCTGTTATCCGGTTTGCAGCTCGAAGAAGCCTGGACCGTGGCGAATCAATTGGATGATGCGCTGGAACGTCGTTTGGATTACGCTTATGATAGTCATTCCGGTTACTTAACGGCCTGCCCTACGAATATCGGAACGGCAATGCGTGCGTCGGTTATGGTGCATTTACCAGCTCTCGTCTTAACGCGTCAAGCTTCTCAAGTCTTTACGACATTAGCTCAAATTGGCATGGTGGTTCGCGGTTTGTACGGGGAAGGTTCCGATGCTGTAGGCAACATTTTTCAAATTTCCAACCAGGTCTCATTAGGGTTAAGTGAAGAAGAATTTATTCACAACTTGGCAACGGTGACGCAGCAAATTGTGGGACGTGAGCGTCATGCGCGTCAATATTTGCAGCACAATGCGGGAGTGATGTTGGCGGACCGCGTGGACAGAGCATGGGGGCTTTTGACACATGCTCATATTATGACCTCTGAAGAAGCGCTCCGCTTATTATCTGAAGTCAAATTGGGACAGGATTTGGGTTTATTGCCCAAAACAAAAAGCACATTTACACAGTTGACGTTGTTTACCCGACCGGGATTTTTGCAATCGCAAACCGGTCATGAATTAAACGCCGCGGAACGTGATCAGATTCGGGCTCAATTTTTACGTGAAAGATTGCGGGAAGAAGTCCAGTCTGTCTAA